A portion of the Thermodesulfobacteriota bacterium genome contains these proteins:
- a CDS encoding Rieske (2Fe-2S) protein has translation MGVINDNVSRRRFLSGAFMGFGLTLGLGTLALRFFQFLIPEVKAARFEEVLVGLKSAIPSGGLTMEVGGNPLTILKAGDEVVAFSRVCTDLGCLVSWDKVGERFVCPCHQGIYDRDGKNISGPPPRPLDRFEVVEKGKHVYVKVKARAV, from the coding sequence ATGGGGGTAATAAACGATAACGTTTCGAGGAGGCGGTTTCTCTCGGGGGCCTTTATGGGTTTCGGGCTCACACTCGGGCTAGGGACACTGGCCCTGAGGTTCTTCCAGTTCCTCATCCCCGAGGTAAAGGCCGCCAGGTTCGAGGAGGTCCTCGTTGGGCTGAAGTCGGCCATACCCTCGGGCGGCCTCACCATGGAGGTCGGGGGCAACCCGCTCACCATCCTGAAGGCCGGAGACGAGGTGGTCGCCTTCAGCCGCGTGTGCACGGACCTGGGGTGCCTGGTTTCATGGGATAAGGTGGGCGAGCGGTTCGTCTGTCCCTGCCACCAGGGGATCTACGACAGGGACGGTAAGAACATCTCGGGCCCCCCGCCGAGGCCGCTCGACAGGTTCGAGGTGGTGGAGAAGGGGAAGCACGTCTATGTAAAGGTTAAGGCGAGGGCGGTATAA